From the genome of Arthrobacter russicus:
GGACCGTGAGGTGCGAGTATCTCGAATGGCGTTCGGCCTGAAGGATCGAAGACAGGCCTGCGAGCACCTTCCGATGTAGGTGGATCAGGCGTCTTTTCAGTCAGTATCACCCGCGTGATCGCGTTAAGTCGATCCCGCTGATTGAAAATGGAACGGCGAACGCGCACTGTCAACCGCACACCGTCCCGGACGATTCGTTGGATGCCTTTGAAGGTCGGTCCAGGGACGAACCCCTCGCGGTTTATGAGGCTTTCGAGGTCAGGAGCACCCGAAGCCGTAAGAAAAACTGCCCCAAAGTAGCCACTACTTGGGATGGCATTTAATGCCTCGCGCTTGTCTACGTCTAAGTCGTCGCTCGCTGACTCGTCCAAATCAATCGAGTAGTAGCGCGCGCCGGACCGATATTCTCGGTCGATCTCAAGCCAATCGTCGCCATACTCCGCGTAGGGTAGGACCCGGAAGCCTTCCAGATACACTCGAATGCCACTTGTCGACCGGACAAATCCTTTGAGTGGGCCACGCCTGCTACTTGCACCAGGCATAATGTAGAATCGCGCCTGAAATCGCAGGGCGGGGTCAGCTTCTGCTTCAAATGAATACGGTCGGGCGAGGGGCTCGTTGCGAGCATACGTCGTTGTTGGTGAGATTCGATAACGGGTTCGTCCTCCAGCAACATCGATCTCAGCACACCATTGGAAGTCCTCCACAGCCTTCGCCCAGAGATCATCTCCAGAGGCCAAATCACCGGCAAGCTCGAGTTCGAACCCGGGATCGTCGCTTGCCGAGACCCGAACAATCGGTTGTCCAAGAAGTGTTTCACCAGCGATCGAAAGCGCTTCGGAGTCAGAACCAAGAAGGAGGGATTGCGGCTGCGCAGAATGCAACTCGTCGATAAACTTGCCAATCTCTCCAGGAGTCCAGGTCCTCTTGAGCGAGCGCATGGTCAGTACAGTCCCCGGAGCCGTTCCTGGGGTCAAGGAAACATCTGTTACGGCAAGTCCGTGTTTCAGGTCATGCAACGTCTGCTGCTGGTCGATAGCCTCCCAGTCAATCTGAGCTTCTACCCCCGGGCCGCTGCCTCCAACAACGTTAGAGCCGGGTATGCTCCGAACCTCAAGAATCTTAGCCAGCTTCTGGCTGGCAAGCCGACCGATGCCCTTCTGCCCCGTGTAGGCACGAAGAAATCTAGGGGACCGACGGTCGCCTTCCTCCTTATCCCGTCCGGCGATCCTCAGAAATGCAGATCGGAAACGATCCGCCGTCATTCCGTTTCCGTTGTCCTCAACTGTAAGCACTGCCTCCTTAGGATTGGCCAGATTTTGCGCCTCAATGCGGACCACGGTGGCGTCCGCGTCGTAGCCGTTCTTGACGAGTTCAAGAATCGCAGTGCTGTCTCGTCCCACCAGGAGGTCACCGAGCTCACGCAAGAGATGGGTGTCGACGGAGAAGCCTTCTGGACTCATATCGCTTTCCCTCCGCTAACCAACAGACTGGAAATCTCTCGATTGGCGCCCATCTTCGGTATGCTCGAAATACCCATTGAAATCATCCCCATGGTCTTAGGGCTCAACCGATACAGGCCATTAGCCTCCACAGATGAACTCGAACGCAACATCGCCTGGCCCTCGGCGCTACGAAGCCAGCCGAGCAGCTGATCCTTCGTTTCTTGGACGACGTCCGCCGACCAATACAAACCGAATAGGTTATTTGTAATAGCTAACCTGCCCGGGTTATCCAGCACATGAAACGTCTCACGAGCGAGAGCTGAGATTATGACGTCCGGAGTTTTCAGCTCGCCAGAAAGGTCGAACCAGGTCTTGCGCTGCGAACAAAGGTAGAGTTCGTGCAACCCGCCACGTTCACCAGCAGCTATCCAGGCCTCGACACTCTCGACCGTTCCACGACAATAGTCACCGAGCACCAATATTTCACTTGTTTCGAGCGATGACGCTGTGCCGTTCACGCCTGGACGAAGTCGACGGGCGAGTGGTATACGAAATTCCTGCGGAATACCAAGAGCATCCCATTTCTCTGGAGTGTTCAAAAAGAAACGATTCGCTCCAGATGCCGTGCCTCGCGTCACACGAGCATATCGAGCGAGAGTGTCACCATCTTCACAGCCGGGTGGAAGAAGGTGCGTTCGTCCCGGAGCTGGAAAAACTGCTTCTCCCTCTGTGCGACTCACAATCAATCGTTCAGATCCCGACCAATCTGACACCTCGATTCGCTGCAACGTTGCGGATTCTGGACCGACCTCAACCAAGACAGCATCGACGATTGCCTGATCAAAACGCCAAGAGTCAGCCAA
Proteins encoded in this window:
- a CDS encoding sensor histidine kinase — translated: MSPEGFSVDTHLLRELGDLLVGRDSTAILELVKNGYDADATVVRIEAQNLANPKEAVLTVEDNGNGMTADRFRSAFLRIAGRDKEEGDRRSPRFLRAYTGQKGIGRLASQKLAKILEVRSIPGSNVVGGSGPGVEAQIDWEAIDQQQTLHDLKHGLAVTDVSLTPGTAPGTVLTMRSLKRTWTPGEIGKFIDELHSAQPQSLLLGSDSEALSIAGETLLGQPIVRVSASDDPGFELELAGDLASGDDLWAKAVEDFQWCAEIDVAGGRTRYRISPTTTYARNEPLARPYSFEAEADPALRFQARFYIMPGASSRRGPLKGFVRSTSGIRVYLEGFRVLPYAEYGDDWLEIDREYRSGARYYSIDLDESASDDLDVDKREALNAIPSSGYFGAVFLTASGAPDLESLINREGFVPGPTFKGIQRIVRDGVRLTVRVRRSIFNQRDRLNAITRVILTEKTPDPPTSEGARRPVFDPSGRTPFEILAPHGPTNDDDRKMAEAEAAAAEIGAGSDSVVGPSIDSPTRTLMEGFNAARIQLQAVQSLQPELRVLAGVGLQLGAFVHDINGMLASATTIRELLRGLLNKVVDPTQRNTLQVTLRTADELAHTLARQSSYLTDVLSADPRRRRSQVKVRERVDSVLRFLARPLASKGVTVNVEVPPELRTAPMFPAEVTILLSNLFTNAVKNAAEGGNLWIEGQDLGSAVEIIVSNDGTAVNLNEAERWFLPFESTTTAVDDALGQGLGLGLPIVRALTDDYRGDVRFIEPVHGLGTSIRVLLPKKGKMQ